The window CGCTGGCGGGCGCGGGCGTGGGCGCGGCCGGCGCGGCGGCGCTCGCGGGCTGCGCCGCCGCGCACCGGACCGCGACCGCCGCCTCCCTGCTGGGCGTGGGCATCGTCCTCACCCTGGTCGCCGTCGTCGTCGCCGGGCCGCTGCTGGTGCGCCCGCTGATCCGGGTGCTGGGCGGGGCCTTCCCGGCCCTGTTCGGGTCCATCGGGCGGATGAGCCAGCGCAACGCGCTGCGCAACCCGCGCCGTACCGGCGCCACCGCGGCCGCCCTGATGGTGGGCCTTGCCCTGGTCGGCGGACTGTCCGTGGCCAGTGCCTCCATGACCAACTCCCTGGATCGGCAGATCGACAGGGTGCTGGGCGCCGACTACGTGGTGCAGAACCGCAACTTCCTGCCGTTCTCCGCGGAGGTCACGCACACGGTGCGCGACACCCCGGGCGCCGGCACCGTCGTACGGCAGCGCCTCGCGGCCGTCGCCCTGCGGCTGCCGGACGGCAAGCGCGTCGCGACCACCGCCTCCGGGTACGACCCGCGGCTCGACTCGGTCGCCCACATCAAGTACGTCCGCGGCGACACGGCGGCGGCGCTCGCCGACGGGCACATCGCCATGGACGCGCGCTTCGCCGGGAAGCACGGGGTGCGGGCCGGGACCGTGCTGCCCGTCGAGTTCCAGGGCGGACGGCAGGCACGGCTGACCGTGGCGGCGCTCACCAACCAGGACGCGGCCGAGGGGCTCGGCATCGAGGGCGGCGTGTACTTCGGCATGGGGACCCTGGAGAAGTACGTGCCGAACACCCCGGACGCCGCCCTGTACGTGAACGCCGCTCCCGGCACCGGCGCCGGGCAGTTGCGCGCCCACCTGGAGAAGGCCCTCGTGCCGTACCCCAATGTGCAGGTGCGCGACCAGGCGGACTACAAGAAGCTCGTCCACGACCAGATCGCGGTCCTGCTCTACCTCGTCTACGCGCTGCTCGGCCTCGCGATCGTCATCGCGGTCCTGGGCGTGGTCAACACCCTCGCCCTGTCGGTGGTGGAGCGCACCCGGGAGATCGGTCTGCTGAGGGCCATCGGTCTGTCCCGCCGTCAGCTGCGGCGGATGATCCGGCTGGAGTCGGTGGTGATCGCCGTCTTCGGCGCGGTCCTGGGACTGTCCCTGGGCCTGGTGTGGGGCCTGTGCACCCAGCGGGTGCTGGCACTTCAGGGCATGAGGGCGCTGGCCATCCCCTGGAGCACGATCGTGGCGGTGGTGATCGGCGCGGCGCTCGTGGGCGTAGTGGCGGCGCTGCTGCCGGCGCTGCGCGCCTCCCGGATGAACGTGCTGGCGGCGATCGCGCACGAGTGACCCGGTCGCGGCGGGCCCCGCGTCCGGATACTGGAATTGCGCCCGGCGCCCGGTGGCGCGTGGTGTCATCGCCGCATGAGCGATCTGCACATACGCGCGGCGACCGCAGACGACCTAGACGCCGTACTGGCCTTCTGGACGACGGCCGCGGAGGGCACGAGCATCAGCGACGACCGGGACGGCGTGGCCCGCCTGATCGCCCGCGACCCGGAGTCCCTGCTGCTGGCGGTACGGGACGGCGAACTGGCCGGCACGGTCATCGCGGGCTTCGACGGCTGGCGCTGCCATCTGTACCGGCTGGCCGTGCACCCGGACCGGCGGCGCCAGGGCATCGGCTCCGCCCTGCTGGCGGCCGCCGAGGAACGGTTCGTGCGGCTCGGCGGGAGGCGCGGGGACGCCATGGTGCTCACCCGAAACGAGAACGCGCACCACGCCTGGCGGGCGGCGGGCTACGCGCCGGAGGAGCGCTGGCGTCGCTGGGTGAAGCCCCTGACGGACTGAAAACGACCTTCCTTTGCCTTTCCTTTACCATTGCGGGACATCCGTTCCTGCATGAAAGGTTGTGAGCGTCCGCCCATGGGCGAGCCTCCCGAGCGCGACACAGCGCGCCAGCCCCTGCCCTGCCCGACCATGGGACGGGGGTGACCCGATGACCGAAGTGCTCCTGTTGCTGGTGGCGGCGCTGCTCAGTCTCGCCTGCGGCGCCTTCGTCGCGGCCGAGTTCTCGCTGACGACCGTCGAGCGCGGTGCCCTGGAGCGGGCCGCCGAGCGCGGTGAGCGCGGCGCTGCCGGCGCGCTGAAGGCCGTACGGAACCTGACCTTCCAGCTCTCCGGGGCACAGCTCGGCATCACCGTCACCAATCTGGTGGTCGGCATGCTCGCCGAGCCGTCGATCGGCAAGCTGATCGCGGGGCCGATCCAGGCGCTCGGTCTGTCCCGGTCCGCAGCGACCTCGGTCGCGCTGGCCCTGGGCACGGCCCTGTCCACGGTGTTCCTGATGGTCGTCGGCGAGCTGGTGCCCAAGAACTGGGCGATCTCCTCGCCGCTCGCGGTGGCCCGGCGGGTGGGCAGCCCGCAGCGCTGGTTCAGCGCCGCCTTCCGCCCCTTCATCACCCACCTGAACAACACGGCGAACCGCGTGGTGCGCCGGCTCGGCATGGAGCCCGCCGAGGAGCTCGCCTCCGCTCGCGGGCCCCAGGAACTCGCCGCCCTGGCCCGGCACTCCGCCAAGGAGGGCGCCCTGGAGGCGGACACCGCCGAGCTGTTCGTACGCACCCTCAACCTGGCGGACCTGACCGCGGAGAACGTGATGACCCCGCGGGTCCGGGTCGTGGCCCTCGACGCCCGGGCGACCTGCGAGGACGTGGCGAACGCGACCCGGGCGACCGGGCTGTCCCGGTTCCCCGTCCACCAGGGCGGCCTCGACTCGGTCGTGGGCACCGCCCACATCAAGGACGTGCTGGCGATACCGGCCGAGCGCCGCACCCGCACACAGGTCTCGGAGATCATGCGCGAGCCGCTCCTGGTCCCCGAGTCGCTGACCGTCGACCGGCTGCTTGACCGGCTGTCCGGCAAGCGCACGATGGCGGTCGTCATCGACGAGTACGGCGGCACCGCGGGCGTGGCGACGCTGGAGGACATCGTCGAGGAGGTGGTCGGCGAGGTGCGCGACGAGCACGACCCGCACGAGACGCCCGACATCGCGCCGGCCGGCGCCGACGAGGAGGGCCGCGCCCTGTACTCGGCGGGCGGCTCCGCGCGGGTGGACCAGCTCGCGCAGGTGGGGCTACGGGTGCCGGAGGGGCCGTACGAGACGCTGGCCGGCCTGATCGCCGCCGAACTCGGCCGGATCCCCGAGACCGGCGACATCCTCCAGACCGCCGGCTGGCGACTGGACGTCGTGGACTCGAGCGGCCACCGCGCAGCGCGCGTACTCCTGCACGCGCCACTGGACGACGAACGGGGGGCGCGGGGCAAGGAAGGCGGGGACCGCGAGCACGGCGGATCAAGCGGGCACGGCGGGGACCACGAGGACCGCGTGCAGCGCGACGAGGCCGAGGAGCGCGGGGAAGGCACGCGCGGCAGGCACGGTGACGGGCCCGCTCCGAAGGACGAACGGCCGTGCGGTGGCGCGGAGGACGAGGGGAGGGCCGGGCGGTGACCGGTTTGCAGATTCTGATCGGGCTGGCGTCCCTGGTCGTCAACGCCTTCTTCGTGGGCGGCGAGTTCGCGCTGATCTCGGTGCGCCGCAGCCAGATCGAGCCGTACGCCGAGGCGGGCGACCGGCGCGCCCGGAGCGTGCTGTGGGGACTGCAGCACGTGTCCGCGCTGCTGGCCGCGGCGCAGCTCGGCATCACCCTGTGCACCCTGGTCCTCGGTGTGGTCGCCGAGCCGGCGATCGCGCACCTGCTGGAGCCGGCGTTCCACGCCATGGGTGTGCCACCGGGCGCGGGCCACGCGGTGTCGTTCGTGATCGCGCTGGCCCTGGCGACGTACCTGCACATGCTGCTCGGCGAGATGGTGCCGAAGAACGTCGTGCTCGCGGAGCCGGTACGCAGCGCGCTGCTGCTCGGACCGCCGCTGGTCGCGCTGTCCCAGGCCCTGCGCCCGGTGATCTTCACGGTGAACACGTTCGCGAACAGCCTGCTCAAGCTGTTGCGGGTGGAGGCCAAGAGCGAGGTCTCGTCGACCTTCACGGACGCGGAGCTGGCCCAGATCGTCAAGGACGCCAGCGCGGCCGGCCTCATCGACGACCGGGCGCAGGAGCGGCTGCACGACGCGCTGGAGCTCGGCAGCCGGCCCGTGCGTGACGTGGTGCTCCCGCTGGAGCGGGTCGTCCACGCGTCGGTGGGAATCACCCCCGAGCAGTTGGAGCGACTGTCGGCCGAGTCCGGCTTCTCGCGCTTCCCCGTGGTCGACGAGGAACGCCACATCGTCGGCTACCTGCATGTGAAGGACGCCCTGGACGCCTCGCCGCGGGAGGAGCCGTTCCGGCCGCGGGACATGCGGCCCATCGCCCGGGTCCGCGAGGGCACGCCGCTGGACGACGTGCTCACCGCGATGCGCGGCAGCCGTACGCACCTGGCGGCGGTCCTGGGGGCCGACGACCGGCTCGCGGGCCTGGTGACCATGGAGGACGTGCTGCGAGAGCTGTTCGGACCGGCGGGGGTGACCGGGACGGCCTGAGGCGACACCGACCGACCGCTTGGTACGCCACCGGACCGCCCGGATACGATCGCTCACGCCATGCAGACGAATCCCACGTACACGAGCCTGGTCGCGGTCGGCGACTCCTTCACCGAGGGCATGTCGGACCGGCTGCCCGACGGTTCGTACCGAGGCTGGGCGGACCTCCTCGCGGCGCGGATGGCCGCCCGCGCGCCCGGCTTCCGGTACGCCAACCTCGCCGTGCGCGGCAAGCTCATCGGGCAGATCGTCGACGAGCAGGTGGAGGCGGCGGCGGCCATGCGGGCCGACGTCGTGACGCTGGTGGGCGGCCTCAACGACACGCTGCGGCCCAAGTGCGACATGGGCAGGGTCACGGGGCTGCTCACGGAGGCCGTGGAGCGGCTGGCGCCGTCGTGCGAGCGGCTGGTGCTGATGCGCAGCCCCGGCCGGCGGGGCCCCGTCCTGGAGCGCTTCCGGCCGCGCATGGAGGAGTTGTTCGCCTGCGTCGACGAGCTCGCCGCACGGCACGGCGCGCTCGTCGTCGACCTGTACGGGGCGCCGTCGCTCGCCGACCCCCGGCTGTGGGACGTGGACCGGCTGCACCTGACCCCCGAGGGCCATCGCCGGGTCGCCGAGGCGGTATGGCAGACGCTCGGTTACGAGCCCGAGGACGCCGAGTGGCGTACGCCCATGGCGGCGACCGCGCGTCCGGGCTGGCTCGACCGCCGGGTGCAGGACACCCGCTTCGCCCGGCAGCATCTGCTGCCGTGGATAGGGCGGCGCCTGACCGGCCGTTCCTCCGGCGACGGCCGGACAGGCGCCCACTTTAGCGCTGAGCTGGGCAAAGCCTTCTGGGTCACCCCTGCGGACCACACAGACCCCGGCCCTGTGACGGACTGGCGACGGGTGGGGCACTGACCCAGAGCCCCGCCCGGCTGCCATGCACCGATCGCAGGTCAAAGGGCTGGTGTGAACGGTTCTCGGGGTGCTCACGCTGGTCGTGGGAGGATTCCTGAGGAGTAGATCGTCGGTCAGTGCGTTCGCCTCGACGACCTCCCCGCGGGTGAGACAGGTACTTCCGGCGGCTTTGGGAGAATGTCGTAGATCTTCCGTTCGACGCGGTGCCGCGCTGACCGACCTCGGCCTCACGCCGGGGACCGTCGGTAGCCGCGGCCGGTTCGGGAGCGGTCCTCAGAAGTTGGCCGCGTTGCCGGATCCCGGACCGCCAGACCTCCCGTTGTTGGCGATCACGCCGGCATGAGCCGAACCTGACCGACGAGGTTTCGGCGGAGGCTTGGGCCGCCGGGTGCGCGATGTCTCCAGCTGAACGGGGACCCCGACATCCGAAAGGAGCGCGTCCAGGGTCTCCTTAAGCTGCCGCCCGTCCGTATGCCTCGGCTGACCGCAAGCCAGCTTGGCCACGTCATCTCCCCTGACCAATACGACCATCAGCGTTCGGGTGGCCGACAGAGGGTCGCCCTCGTACGGCTCGACGATACTCTCGACCAGATCTATGCGCGCCAGGTCGGCGATCGGCATCCAGGGCTCCGGGCGACCCGCCCGGATCAAGCGAAACCGGGGCGGGGCCTGAGCCAGGGCGAACCGAACTCGACGGACACGACGCAGTGCGCCGGCCACAACAAAGGGGGCGGCGACGAGAGAGCCGGCCACCGCGACCAGGCCGGCCACGAACAGGCCCTCGGGAAAGTCGACGCCGAAGGCGGCCATGAACACCATGAACACGATTCCCACGCAGCCGAACAGAATCAGCATCCGCACCAGAGAAGCAAGCGCGATCAGCACCGCATGGCCGCGCGAACCGCCGGTCTCGCGGAAGACGAGGTCGGTCGTGTCACTGTCAGGTCCGGGCCGCACCAACTCACCGGGAGTCACGCGATCCAGCCTAGACCCGGCCGCCGTCAAGCAGAAGGCAACGGACAGGCCACGATGAGCGGACCTGACCGTCGGTTCTTGCCCAGGTCTAGTGTCTCGTGACCCTGTCAGCGTTACTTGATCTTGTGTGTCTCGTTCTATTGGTATGGAGCTTTCCATGGAACAGGCCGCCGAGCTGCGGGAGTTGGTGAGCAGTCGGGACGTGCCTGCGGATATAGCCACGCGGGGCCGGATCGTGCTGTGGTCGGCTGAGGGGCGTCGGCGCAAGGACATCGCCGAGCTGCTGGGAGTGTCGCTGCCTACGGTGGACCGCTGGAAGCGCCGTTATGCCGAGCACGGCGTGGCCGGGCTGGAAGGCGACCGGCCCGGCGGGGCCCGGGAGCAAGTGCCGGCACGGGTACGGGCCCGGGTGATTGCGCTGACGCGTATGACGCCGCCGGACGGCACTGGTCTTTCGCACTGGTCCACACGCGAGTTGGCGAAGTACCTGAAGCGGACTGAGGACGTCACCGTGTCCTGGCACTACATCGCGCGGATCTGGCGGGAGGAGAATCTCAAGCCGCGCCGGTCGGGCACCTTCAAGATCTCGAAGGACCCGGCGTTCGCGGAGAGGGTCACCGACATCGTCGGGCTGTACCTGGACCCGCCCGGCGGCGCGGTCGTGCTGTCGCTCGACGAGAAGACCCAGGTGCAGGCCCTGGACCGGACCCAGCCGGTGCTGCCGGTGACCTTCGACGCGACCGAGAAACGCACCCACGACTACATCCGGCACGGCACCACGAACCTGTTCGCCGCGCTCAACGTCGCCACCGGCCAGGTGCTCGGGGAATGCAAGACCGAAACGGAACGGTGCGACGTTCCGGGCGTTCCTGAAGAAGGCGGTCAAGCCGCACGCGGGGAAGGAGATCCACATTGTGCTGGACAACCTGTCCACGCACACCACCCCGGACGTGAAGGCGTGGCTGGCGAAAAACCCGCACGTGCACTTCCACTTCACCCCGGTCGGCTCCTCGTGGCTGAACCAGATCGAGACCTGGTTCGGGATCATCACCCGACAGTCGATCCGCCGAGGTACTTTCTCCAGCGTCCGCGTCCTCGTCCAGCAGATCCACGACTACATCGACTCCTGGAACGAGAACGCGAAACCCTTCACCTGGACCGCGACCGCCGGGGAGGTCCTCGCCAAGGTCCGACTCGTCACGGCCAACGTCAGGAAACTCGTCAACAACGATGACAACTGACAGAAACCGGATTACGAGACACTAGGTACTCGTGGCCCGTCGTCTTGCCGGCCGTGGTCTCGGAGGTGGTGCGGTCGAGCGGGTCGAAGGTGTACGTGGTCGCCTTCAGCGCCCCGATGCTGTCCGCCTTCTCGGACTTGATGACGTGGTCGAAACCGTCGTACGTGTTCCGCTGGACGATCTGACCGCCAGTGGTGACAGACTCCTGGCGGCCGAACAGGTCGTAGTTGTAGTTGGCCGTGGCTCCGGACGTGATCGCCGTGAGCAGTCGGTCGCGGTCGTAGTTGAACGCGGTCGTGATGCCCTGAACCGTCTGGTTGATGACGTTGGCGTTGTCATCGTGAACGTACGTCTCCGTCCCCGCGCCGTTGCCGGTCTTCACCGCCTTCCTTCGCCAGCCGGTCGACCGGGTCGTACATGTAGTCCGTGGTGGACGACAGGTATACGCCGTGTGGTCGTCGCGAGAGAGTGGGAACCCGAGCACGGCGAGCGGTGTACCAGAGATGACGGTGCATCGCGGGCCGGGCATACCGGTCGGATCGGGGGCTTCCCATGAGGTGGCGCGGGGGTAAGGGCAGGTGCAGTTGGGGCATCTTGGCCGCCATCCTTCTGATAATGCTGGCTTGGGTGTCGGCATGCGTCGAGATGGACACGGACAGGAGCAAGGACGGGGGCGCGCAGGCGGGTGAGCGCACCGCTTCCCCAGAGGCGGCGGTCGTCCCCCGGATTCCGTACGGGACGGACCTGCCCGGCAGCTCGGTCGCCGTCGACTTCGCCAGGGACGCCAGTGGGTTCGCGCTGCTCGCCGAGTGTGGGAAGACACGCTGTCGGCAGCGAGTCGCCGTGCTCGACAAGGGTGCCGACGCCTGGCGGCTCGGACGTTCCCCACTGGCGGACGTGACCGTGGAGCACGGCATCACGGCAACGCTCAGGGTGCTGGGGCCCGGTCGCGCGCTGATCACGGAGGGCGTGTGGCCTCCGCCGGACCGCACCTGGTTCACGAGTGACGGGGGACGCCACTGGCGGCCGGGCTCAGCCAGGCCCTCGGGCACGACCTTGGTGCTGCCCGAGGGCGTCGCCCTGTTCGAGGACTGCACACGGACGGACCAGGAGGGCAACAACTGTGAGCACGCCCGCATCCTCACGGCCCTGCCCACCACCGGAGAGTTCCGG of the Streptomyces sp. NBC_01788 genome contains:
- a CDS encoding ABC transporter permease; amino-acid sequence: MLKATLRSFLDHRGRLLLSALAVILSVAFVTGSLIFSDTVARTFNQLFASTAADVTVAPKQELTSALPTGVVQTVPASLAQRVAGVDGVAATHVDVAVRNAMVVDSRNEAVGPTTGAPTVVSNWQVTDRSPVRLTSGHAPRGDGEALLDADTARHDGVRIGDMLAVQAQPGSFRVRVVGIATFTTTNPGAARLFLDTPTAQARLLGSTARATSISVDAAKGVTDAQLKQRVARAVGSGGYDLRTAGEQAKSAAARLGGFVKIIKYVMVGFAGIAVLVGIFLIVNTFSMLIAQRTRELGLLRALGADRQQVRRSVLAEAVLLGVVGSTVGLAAGIGLAAGLIQLMSSFDMNLTTSAMVVRWSTPVAAYGVGIGVTFLAAYLPARRAAAVSPMAALADTEVAGVGRPLRVRALAGAGVGAAGAAALAGCAAAHRTATAASLLGVGIVLTLVAVVVAGPLLVRPLIRVLGGAFPALFGSIGRMSQRNALRNPRRTGATAAALMVGLALVGGLSVASASMTNSLDRQIDRVLGADYVVQNRNFLPFSAEVTHTVRDTPGAGTVVRQRLAAVALRLPDGKRVATTASGYDPRLDSVAHIKYVRGDTAAALADGHIAMDARFAGKHGVRAGTVLPVEFQGGRQARLTVAALTNQDAAEGLGIEGGVYFGMGTLEKYVPNTPDAALYVNAAPGTGAGQLRAHLEKALVPYPNVQVRDQADYKKLVHDQIAVLLYLVYALLGLAIVIAVLGVVNTLALSVVERTREIGLLRAIGLSRRQLRRMIRLESVVIAVFGAVLGLSLGLVWGLCTQRVLALQGMRALAIPWSTIVAVVIGAALVGVVAALLPALRASRMNVLAAIAHE
- a CDS encoding GNAT family N-acetyltransferase; translated protein: MSDLHIRAATADDLDAVLAFWTTAAEGTSISDDRDGVARLIARDPESLLLAVRDGELAGTVIAGFDGWRCHLYRLAVHPDRRRQGIGSALLAAAEERFVRLGGRRGDAMVLTRNENAHHAWRAAGYAPEERWRRWVKPLTD
- a CDS encoding hemolysin family protein, which produces MTEVLLLLVAALLSLACGAFVAAEFSLTTVERGALERAAERGERGAAGALKAVRNLTFQLSGAQLGITVTNLVVGMLAEPSIGKLIAGPIQALGLSRSAATSVALALGTALSTVFLMVVGELVPKNWAISSPLAVARRVGSPQRWFSAAFRPFITHLNNTANRVVRRLGMEPAEELASARGPQELAALARHSAKEGALEADTAELFVRTLNLADLTAENVMTPRVRVVALDARATCEDVANATRATGLSRFPVHQGGLDSVVGTAHIKDVLAIPAERRTRTQVSEIMREPLLVPESLTVDRLLDRLSGKRTMAVVIDEYGGTAGVATLEDIVEEVVGEVRDEHDPHETPDIAPAGADEEGRALYSAGGSARVDQLAQVGLRVPEGPYETLAGLIAAELGRIPETGDILQTAGWRLDVVDSSGHRAARVLLHAPLDDERGARGKEGGDREHGGSSGHGGDHEDRVQRDEAEERGEGTRGRHGDGPAPKDERPCGGAEDEGRAGR
- a CDS encoding hemolysin family protein gives rise to the protein MTGLQILIGLASLVVNAFFVGGEFALISVRRSQIEPYAEAGDRRARSVLWGLQHVSALLAAAQLGITLCTLVLGVVAEPAIAHLLEPAFHAMGVPPGAGHAVSFVIALALATYLHMLLGEMVPKNVVLAEPVRSALLLGPPLVALSQALRPVIFTVNTFANSLLKLLRVEAKSEVSSTFTDAELAQIVKDASAAGLIDDRAQERLHDALELGSRPVRDVVLPLERVVHASVGITPEQLERLSAESGFSRFPVVDEERHIVGYLHVKDALDASPREEPFRPRDMRPIARVREGTPLDDVLTAMRGSRTHLAAVLGADDRLAGLVTMEDVLRELFGPAGVTGTA
- a CDS encoding SGNH/GDSL hydrolase family protein — its product is MQTNPTYTSLVAVGDSFTEGMSDRLPDGSYRGWADLLAARMAARAPGFRYANLAVRGKLIGQIVDEQVEAAAAMRADVVTLVGGLNDTLRPKCDMGRVTGLLTEAVERLAPSCERLVLMRSPGRRGPVLERFRPRMEELFACVDELAARHGALVVDLYGAPSLADPRLWDVDRLHLTPEGHRRVAEAVWQTLGYEPEDAEWRTPMAATARPGWLDRRVQDTRFARQHLLPWIGRRLTGRSSGDGRTGAHFSAELGKAFWVTPADHTDPGPVTDWRRVGH
- a CDS encoding transposase, encoding MKKAVKPHAGKEIHIVLDNLSTHTTPDVKAWLAKNPHVHFHFTPVGSSWLNQIETWFGIITRQSIRRGTFSSVRVLVQQIHDYIDSWNENAKPFTWTATAGEVLAKVRLVTANVRKLVNNDDN